The following coding sequences are from one Treponema parvum window:
- a CDS encoding EscU/YscU/HrcU family type III secretion system export apparatus switch protein — protein sequence MKFYNLPFFIRQPYLHNRNAACPLTDFNEIDLQWFAAEDEGRTEEPSEIKLQKARREGRVAKSNELNGALVLLFVVLTLILLGSWIFVKLREVMIFFFTRCTENQVNDPVFAAAGYRFLLMTVLPIALLGTAAGVAANIIQNRGFLYSTKPIEPKFSRILPHFGEYLRKTVFSFEGGFNVAKSLGKVAVITAIAYLLIRNDLPELLFMLQAGNVEGSVGRIAQMAAGLLAYVAVFFLAIAVPDYFVQRRQFMESMKMTKQEVKQEYKEMEGDPEVKNRLTRAQRELLSRNMPRAVAEADVIVTNPTHFAVSLSYRPDIADAPQVTAKGADEVAQAMKRIARENDVPIVENRPLARGLYAESRIGDIIPAVYINAIALVYRQIDYISKHKR from the coding sequence ATGAAATTTTATAATTTGCCCTTTTTTATTCGGCAGCCGTATTTGCACAATCGAAACGCTGCGTGCCCGCTTACAGACTTTAATGAAATAGATCTGCAGTGGTTTGCCGCCGAAGACGAAGGCCGCACGGAAGAGCCTTCGGAGATAAAGCTTCAAAAAGCGAGGAGGGAAGGCCGCGTAGCCAAGAGCAACGAACTTAACGGCGCTCTTGTGCTTTTATTTGTCGTCTTAACGCTCATTCTGCTGGGGTCGTGGATTTTTGTAAAATTACGTGAAGTGATGATTTTCTTTTTTACGCGATGTACTGAAAATCAGGTTAACGATCCTGTTTTTGCCGCAGCCGGCTACCGTTTTCTTTTGATGACCGTGTTGCCGATAGCCTTGCTTGGAACCGCCGCGGGCGTTGCAGCCAACATAATTCAAAACAGAGGATTTTTATACAGCACAAAGCCTATAGAACCCAAATTTTCAAGGATTCTTCCGCATTTCGGCGAGTATCTTAGAAAGACGGTTTTTTCGTTTGAAGGCGGGTTTAACGTTGCAAAGTCTTTAGGCAAAGTAGCCGTAATAACCGCAATAGCGTATCTGCTTATAAGAAACGATCTTCCCGAACTGCTGTTCATGCTTCAAGCCGGCAACGTTGAAGGTTCCGTAGGGCGCATAGCGCAGATGGCGGCAGGGCTTCTCGCCTATGTAGCAGTCTTTTTTCTTGCCATAGCCGTTCCCGATTATTTTGTGCAGAGGCGCCAGTTTATGGAATCGATGAAGATGACTAAGCAGGAAGTCAAACAGGAATACAAGGAAATGGAAGGCGATCCCGAAGTAAAAAATCGCCTTACAAGGGCGCAGCGGGAACTTCTTTCAAGGAATATGCCGCGCGCCGTAGCAGAGGCCGACGTAATCGTTACAAACCCTACGCATTTTGCCGTTTCGCTCAGTTACCGGCCCGATATTGCGGATGCGCCTCAGGTTACCGCCAAGGGAGCGGACGAAGTGGCTCAGGCGATGAAGCGCATCGCACGAGAAAACGACGTGCCGATCGTAGAAAACAGACCGCTTGCGCGCGGGCTCTATGCAGAAAGCCGCATAGGTGATATAATTCCTGCTGTCTATATTAATGCTATTGCTTTAGTATATAGGCAGATAGATTATATCTCCAAGCACAAACGGTAG
- a CDS encoding GTPase has protein sequence MYAEDKDAPVFTERGANYEECRIKLNKQYGDDYQIIGKRQVLEGGFLGFFQKEAIEVTYILRPHGMVRRARQNGVQGQPSSTFSSSAFRPDAPYSISAGFPASESANDFQRARDDVLRAAGANLDSVKQIASIKQSVDELKTMLNEKVEMAISGAPSKHPTIQKIEELLEKNEFTFSYISSISKRLGSDFSLEQLDDFDLVEKTVVDWIGESISVHEIKVFRPPHVIILVGPTGVGKTTTIAKLAANLILDAKENNRTRPEMRFISIDKTRVGALEQLVNYGEIMNVPVDKAETPADVRTIYNEYRDRTDAILIDTSGYSPNDSKNIGQMRSILDLEDLHADVYLAVSATTKARDLNTIIQNYEPFAFQSVIITKCDETRQYGNVISALHEKRKSVSYITDGQRVPRNIHRADVVNFLTGLNDFKIDRVHIDDKFGVK, from the coding sequence ATGTACGCTGAAGATAAGGACGCGCCGGTATTTACGGAACGCGGGGCCAATTATGAAGAGTGTAGAATAAAGCTTAACAAACAGTACGGCGACGACTATCAAATAATAGGAAAGCGTCAAGTCCTTGAAGGAGGCTTTTTAGGTTTTTTTCAAAAAGAGGCTATCGAAGTGACTTATATATTGCGTCCGCACGGCATGGTAAGGCGTGCTCGTCAAAACGGAGTTCAGGGGCAGCCGTCTTCTACTTTTTCATCTTCCGCCTTCCGGCCAGACGCGCCTTATTCGATCTCCGCCGGCTTTCCGGCTTCGGAGTCGGCAAATGATTTTCAGCGCGCAAGAGATGATGTTTTGCGTGCTGCTGGAGCGAACTTAGATTCCGTAAAACAGATTGCCTCGATAAAGCAGTCCGTAGACGAACTTAAGACTATGTTGAATGAAAAAGTCGAGATGGCAATTTCAGGCGCTCCTTCAAAGCATCCCACAATTCAAAAAATAGAAGAACTCCTTGAAAAAAACGAATTTACTTTTTCATATATTTCTTCAATATCAAAACGGCTCGGTTCCGATTTTTCCTTGGAACAGCTGGATGACTTTGACTTAGTTGAAAAAACCGTCGTAGACTGGATAGGAGAATCCATTTCCGTTCATGAAATAAAGGTGTTCAGGCCTCCTCATGTGATTATCCTTGTCGGGCCTACGGGGGTGGGCAAAACCACGACTATCGCAAAACTTGCCGCAAATCTTATTTTAGACGCTAAAGAAAACAACCGCACCAGACCGGAAATGCGCTTTATTTCGATAGATAAAACGCGCGTGGGCGCATTGGAGCAGCTGGTCAATTACGGTGAAATAATGAACGTCCCGGTTGACAAGGCCGAAACGCCTGCGGACGTAAGAACCATCTATAACGAATACCGCGACCGCACGGACGCAATTCTCATAGATACCAGCGGCTACAGCCCCAACGACTCTAAAAACATAGGGCAAATGCGTTCCATATTGGACTTGGAAGATCTTCATGCCGACGTTTATCTGGCGGTCTCCGCTACTACGAAGGCTAGGGATCTCAATACGATAATTCAGAACTACGAACCATTTGCGTTTCAGTCCGTGATTATTACAAAATGCGATGAAACGCGGCAATACGGCAACGTGATCAGCGCATTGCACGAAAAAAGAAAATCCGTTTCATATATCACCGACGGTCAGCGAGTGCCTAGGAATATTCACCGCGCCGACGTGGTAAATTTCTTAACGGGATTGAACGATTTTAAAATCGATAGAGTTCACATAGATGATAAATTTGGAGTTAAATAA
- a CDS encoding V-type ATP synthase subunit E, giving the protein MDVQLQELIDKIKKDGVAAAKTSAENIISEAEVNAKKIIADAEQQVERILKNAKTETDRMEKAAEDAVKQAGRNLIISFRESIVSELNALVQAEAAKAYSPALMEKLIPETVKAWVSKEDAKDVSVILNEKSLKELEKGLHAALKTQIAKGLELKADKTISAGFRIGINNGEAYYDYSAEAVADLFSAYLNPRVSALMKAAVTEGK; this is encoded by the coding sequence ATGGACGTTCAATTACAGGAATTGATCGACAAGATCAAAAAGGACGGCGTCGCTGCGGCAAAGACTTCTGCGGAAAATATCATTTCCGAAGCGGAAGTAAATGCAAAAAAAATAATTGCGGACGCCGAACAGCAGGTTGAAAGAATTTTAAAAAACGCAAAGACGGAGACCGACCGGATGGAAAAGGCCGCCGAAGACGCGGTTAAACAGGCGGGACGTAACCTGATTATTTCTTTTAGAGAAAGCATAGTTTCCGAATTGAATGCACTCGTTCAAGCGGAGGCGGCAAAGGCCTATTCACCGGCGCTTATGGAAAAGTTGATTCCTGAAACCGTAAAGGCGTGGGTTTCCAAAGAGGACGCCAAGGACGTTTCCGTTATTTTAAACGAAAAATCGCTTAAAGAGCTGGAAAAAGGCCTTCACGCTGCTCTGAAGACGCAGATAGCCAAAGGGCTTGAGTTAAAGGCCGACAAAACGATCTCCGCCGGCTTTAGAATAGGTATAAACAACGGGGAAGCGTATTACGATTATTCTGCCGAGGCCGTAGCGGATCTGTTTTCGGCTTATCTTAATCCGCGGGTGTCAGCGCTTATGAAAGCGGCTGTAACCGAAGGAAAATAA
- a CDS encoding MinD/ParA family protein produces the protein MEEQASELRALMGGGNSSKSKAAGGKGHNTRIIAITSGKGGVGKTNLSVNLAIAYAQTGKKVILVDADLGMANVNVLLNIVPQYNLMQVINRQKKMEEIILDTEFGIKFIASANGFSKIANLNLEELDYFAKQFCSLGNADIIIIDTGAGIANNVLQFVSAADEVYVVTTPEPTAITDAYGMIKIITTEIIDRELNLKLLVNRVHSADEGRRISDRIINIVGQFLNYKIDYLGFVYDDPVVSASVIRQKPFIVMSPGSRPSICIKHIVGKVEKTELPVNDGVSSFLKKFLGKRK, from the coding sequence ATGGAAGAACAGGCTTCTGAATTACGTGCGTTGATGGGCGGTGGAAATTCGTCAAAAAGCAAGGCGGCTGGAGGAAAAGGACACAATACTCGCATTATCGCTATTACTAGCGGCAAAGGCGGCGTGGGCAAAACGAACCTTTCTGTAAATCTCGCCATTGCTTATGCGCAGACGGGTAAAAAAGTTATCCTCGTAGATGCGGATCTCGGTATGGCGAATGTAAACGTTCTTTTGAACATAGTTCCTCAATATAATCTTATGCAGGTTATAAACAGGCAAAAGAAGATGGAGGAAATAATACTTGATACCGAATTCGGAATAAAATTCATAGCCAGCGCAAACGGATTTTCAAAAATAGCGAATTTGAATCTGGAAGAACTTGATTATTTTGCCAAGCAATTTTGCTCGTTAGGCAACGCGGACATAATAATAATCGACACCGGCGCGGGGATCGCTAACAACGTTCTGCAATTCGTGTCCGCTGCGGATGAAGTTTATGTAGTCACTACGCCCGAACCTACCGCGATAACGGACGCTTACGGAATGATAAAGATAATAACGACTGAAATAATCGACCGGGAATTAAATCTGAAACTTCTTGTGAACCGCGTGCATTCGGCCGACGAGGGAAGGCGTATTTCCGACCGTATCATAAACATAGTAGGGCAGTTTTTGAATTATAAAATAGATTATTTGGGCTTCGTTTATGACGATCCTGTGGTTTCAGCTTCGGTGATCCGCCAAAAGCCGTTTATCGTTATGAGTCCGGGCTCGAGACCTTCGATATGTATTAAACACATCGTAGGAAAAGTCGAAAAAACCGAATTGCCGGTAAATGACGGCGTTTCAAGTTTCTTAAAAAAATTTTTAGGTAAACGCAAATGA
- the flhA gene encoding flagellar biosynthesis protein FlhA: MANTRVVNLIDLMQKNIIAVAAIVVVLMLIIPLPAVLLDFFMAVNLGVSIIILLNVLYISKSSNFSSFPRVILFVTLFGLGINVSSTRLILTQGMKFNGRMVRAFSSFVVGGSGGNEGIVVGMVIFIILIVIQAIVITKGATRVSEVAARFALDSMNGKMFDVENEVNSGAITSEEAAKRKAEIRRESDFYSAMDGSSKFVSGNVKAGIFITVINLFAGVITGMVLRREPFQNAVTTYCRLTIGDGLLSQLPSLLLSFATGLIVTGSNTDEVLSAQVKREFSISGQVYCIGGGAMALLGFVPGMPWYILIPLGVACALSGYRLIRFDRQTREKKLAAEAAAKSGSQTGGSPEDVSPVVPLDPLSLELGYALIPLVDKEKGAELLERVVRIRREAALDLGLVVPSIRIIDNMTLEPSEYSFKIRGIEAGRSKIRLGYYMCMNTGGVTEEIQGEKTTDPAFGMPAVWVPEERRVEAERAGYAVVDPPTIIATHLTEIIKNHAAEILGRQEVAAIINKIKERNPVVVEEVILKGDRKDDNKFSYGEIEKILQGLLREQVSIRNMVVILETIANYVSITHNPWILIEKVREALGLQICMQYADSKRTLSVMNLSQKLSEKLLEHKVEPPDLSRPFVAFDPVDGRKWIRSISDAFVAMQNRNLMPIVLCASEVRQLVKTSTEREIPGLIVLSINEVMAAGNSINLEVLGEINEVEDVR, from the coding sequence ATGGCAAATACGAGAGTCGTAAATTTAATTGATCTTATGCAGAAGAACATAATCGCCGTGGCGGCGATCGTAGTCGTTCTAATGCTGATCATTCCTTTGCCTGCGGTTTTGCTTGATTTTTTTATGGCCGTGAACCTCGGCGTTTCCATAATAATTCTTCTTAATGTTTTATACATTTCCAAATCATCGAATTTTTCGTCTTTTCCGCGAGTGATATTGTTCGTAACGCTTTTCGGTCTCGGAATAAACGTTTCTTCCACGAGACTCATCCTTACCCAAGGAATGAAATTTAACGGCCGCATGGTTAGAGCCTTTTCTTCCTTCGTCGTAGGCGGTTCGGGAGGCAATGAGGGAATCGTTGTCGGCATGGTTATCTTTATAATACTCATCGTAATACAAGCGATAGTCATAACAAAGGGAGCCACACGCGTTTCAGAAGTAGCCGCACGATTTGCGCTCGATTCCATGAACGGAAAGATGTTTGACGTAGAAAACGAAGTCAACTCCGGCGCGATCACGTCCGAAGAAGCTGCCAAAAGAAAGGCCGAAATCAGGCGTGAAAGCGATTTTTATTCGGCTATGGACGGATCTTCAAAATTCGTTTCAGGGAACGTAAAGGCCGGCATATTTATTACGGTAATAAACCTTTTTGCGGGCGTCATTACGGGAATGGTTTTGCGGCGAGAACCGTTTCAAAACGCAGTTACGACATATTGCCGTCTTACCATAGGCGACGGACTTTTGAGCCAGCTTCCGTCGTTGCTTCTCTCTTTTGCTACCGGCCTCATAGTTACCGGAAGCAATACGGACGAAGTTCTTTCCGCTCAAGTTAAACGGGAATTTTCAATTTCAGGCCAGGTGTACTGCATCGGAGGCGGCGCGATGGCGCTGCTCGGCTTTGTTCCGGGAATGCCGTGGTACATTCTGATCCCGCTGGGAGTCGCCTGCGCCTTAAGCGGATACCGTTTGATAAGGTTTGACAGGCAGACGCGTGAAAAGAAACTCGCCGCCGAAGCCGCTGCAAAGAGCGGTTCTCAAACCGGCGGAAGCCCTGAAGACGTAAGCCCCGTAGTTCCGCTGGATCCTCTGTCGCTTGAATTGGGTTATGCGCTCATTCCCCTTGTAGACAAGGAAAAGGGCGCCGAACTTTTAGAGCGCGTAGTCCGTATACGGCGTGAGGCCGCTCTGGATCTGGGGCTTGTCGTTCCGAGCATAAGAATTATCGACAACATGACGCTTGAACCCAGCGAGTACAGCTTTAAGATACGGGGAATAGAAGCCGGCCGAAGCAAGATACGTTTGGGTTATTATATGTGCATGAATACGGGCGGCGTAACCGAAGAAATTCAGGGAGAAAAAACGACGGATCCCGCTTTCGGTATGCCTGCCGTGTGGGTTCCTGAAGAAAGACGCGTAGAAGCCGAGCGCGCAGGATACGCCGTAGTGGATCCTCCTACGATAATTGCGACGCATTTAACTGAAATAATCAAAAACCACGCAGCCGAAATTCTCGGCCGTCAGGAAGTCGCCGCCATTATCAATAAAATCAAAGAAAGAAATCCCGTCGTCGTGGAAGAGGTTATACTTAAGGGCGACAGAAAGGACGACAATAAATTTTCTTACGGTGAAATCGAAAAGATCCTTCAAGGTCTCTTGCGCGAACAGGTTTCCATACGCAACATGGTCGTAATACTTGAAACCATCGCCAACTATGTTTCCATCACGCATAATCCGTGGATCCTCATTGAAAAGGTAAGGGAAGCTCTGGGACTCCAGATCTGTATGCAGTATGCGGACAGCAAACGGACTTTAAGCGTTATGAATCTTTCACAAAAACTGTCCGAAAAACTTTTGGAACACAAGGTGGAACCGCCGGATCTGTCGCGTCCGTTCGTGGCCTTCGATCCTGTTGACGGCAGAAAGTGGATAAGGTCGATCAGCGACGCCTTTGTCGCTATGCAGAACAGAAATCTGATGCCCATAGTTTTGTGCGCGTCCGAAGTCAGGCAACTGGTAAAAACGTCCACGGAGCGTGAAATTCCCGGTTTGATAGTTCTTTCGATAAACGAGGTTATGGCGGCCGGCAACAGCATAAATCTGGAAGTTTTGGGCGAAATAAACGAGGTTGAAGATGTACGCTGA
- a CDS encoding aldose epimerase family protein: protein MEVKKEVFGTLSDGNVASLYTVSNGKMSFSATDYGCIITSILLPDPRSGKVDVSLGYSTLTGYACGTSSFGAIVGRFANRIGNAKFSLDGKDYALDVNSCGADCLHGGYTRYDKMLWKSSVFSNKNGIGVKFTRTSRDMEQGFPGNVKLEVVYTLDKFNRITLKYKASSDAATPINITNHTYFNLAGRGSVEDHVLQMNCPSYLEVDKNLIPTGKLIRVNGSAFDFLKSKKLGKDIKKTGNGYDHCFVTEVYDPDMKSAFDGEVKYAATIEDPVSGRAMKVYTDQIGIQLYTGNFLNGETGRNGMKYGKHEAFCLETQCFPDTPNKKDFPSCILYPGKKYKALTVYEFLF from the coding sequence ATGGAAGTAAAAAAAGAAGTGTTCGGAACGCTTTCGGACGGGAACGTAGCATCGCTGTACACGGTTTCAAACGGAAAAATGTCCTTTTCGGCTACGGATTACGGCTGTATCATAACAAGCATTCTGCTGCCGGATCCGCGATCGGGAAAGGTAGACGTCTCGCTCGGTTATTCTACGCTCACCGGCTACGCATGCGGCACTTCATCGTTCGGCGCCATAGTAGGCCGTTTTGCAAACCGCATAGGAAACGCAAAATTTTCGCTCGACGGTAAAGACTACGCTCTTGACGTCAATTCCTGCGGCGCCGACTGCCTTCACGGAGGATACACACGGTATGATAAAATGCTCTGGAAATCCTCAGTCTTTTCAAATAAAAACGGCATCGGCGTCAAATTTACGAGAACTTCACGCGATATGGAGCAGGGGTTTCCCGGCAATGTAAAGCTCGAAGTGGTTTATACTCTGGACAAATTTAACCGCATAACTCTTAAATACAAGGCTTCTTCCGACGCAGCAACTCCTATCAATATCACAAATCACACATATTTTAATTTGGCAGGCCGCGGTTCCGTTGAAGACCATGTTTTACAGATGAATTGCCCTTCATATCTTGAAGTTGATAAAAACCTTATTCCTACGGGAAAGTTGATCCGCGTAAACGGAAGCGCCTTTGATTTTCTTAAATCCAAAAAGTTGGGTAAGGATATAAAAAAGACGGGGAACGGATACGATCATTGCTTTGTGACGGAAGTTTACGATCCCGATATGAAGAGCGCCTTTGACGGCGAAGTAAAATACGCGGCCACAATAGAAGATCCTGTCTCGGGACGTGCGATGAAAGTGTATACCGATCAGATCGGAATACAGCTTTACACCGGTAATTTTTTGAACGGCGAAACCGGCCGGAACGGAATGAAATATGGCAAACACGAGGCGTTTTGCCTTGAAACCCAGTGTTTCCCCGATACGCCCAATAAGAAAGACTTTCCGTCTTGCATACTTTATCCGGGTAAAAAATACAAAGCCTTGACAGTCTATGAATTTTTGTTTTAA
- a CDS encoding DUF2764 family protein: MGNQYYLVAQLPDVVSAVDKQSLPITEEYFRELCSRFLDEKSLNILKALSLVPPRDEIKTGSAFVDAWYDKERALRLALAQVRALNMKKESVPLNGSCTGDVLQAARTAAGMDSPLSAEQYLYQYRMDVINQLSPLDTFSTDAVFAYGLKLMLIRRIKLFNEERGKASYHTIYDRILGENK, from the coding sequence GTGGGAAATCAGTATTATCTGGTAGCACAGCTTCCCGATGTTGTTTCTGCGGTCGATAAACAATCATTGCCGATCACGGAAGAATATTTTAGAGAGCTTTGTTCTCGTTTTCTTGATGAAAAAAGTTTGAATATTTTAAAAGCCCTCTCTCTTGTTCCGCCTCGGGATGAAATAAAAACGGGTTCCGCTTTTGTGGACGCATGGTATGATAAAGAGCGCGCTCTTCGGTTGGCTTTGGCTCAAGTGCGTGCGCTTAACATGAAAAAGGAAAGCGTTCCGCTCAACGGTTCCTGTACCGGCGACGTTTTGCAGGCGGCGCGCACGGCGGCCGGAATGGACAGCCCTCTGTCCGCAGAACAATATCTGTATCAGTATAGGATGGACGTAATCAATCAGCTGTCTCCGCTCGACACATTTTCGACGGACGCCGTTTTTGCTTACGGACTTAAGCTGATGCTCATACGACGTATAAAACTGTTTAATGAGGAAAGG
- the whiG gene encoding RNA polymerase sigma factor WhiG produces MSEELDAQKVEDELWLEYKKTKSPALRDKFIRQYMPLVKYVAGKMSVGMPSSVEFDDLVGFGQFGLLDAISKFDPEKNVKFKTYAVTRIRGAIFDELRQLDWIPRSIRQKAREIEDTIVELEARLGRTVSDAEVASQMGLTEEEYQREVMKVSGTSMLSLNDVWYSSDDSDNLSIGDSIESPASLNPDVQVEREEIRKVIIQAINELPEKEKMLIVLYYHEDLTFKEIGEVLEVSESRISQLHAKANLRLRAKLTNFRKGIF; encoded by the coding sequence ATGTCGGAAGAGCTTGATGCCCAAAAAGTCGAGGATGAACTTTGGCTGGAATACAAAAAAACAAAATCGCCGGCTTTGCGGGATAAATTTATTCGTCAGTACATGCCGCTGGTAAAATATGTCGCCGGAAAGATGTCCGTGGGAATGCCAAGCAGCGTAGAATTTGACGATCTCGTGGGATTCGGTCAATTCGGACTGCTTGACGCAATTAGCAAATTCGATCCTGAAAAAAACGTAAAATTTAAAACTTACGCCGTAACGAGAATACGCGGCGCAATCTTTGACGAATTGCGTCAGCTTGACTGGATACCGCGCTCCATACGCCAAAAAGCTCGCGAAATTGAAGACACTATCGTAGAACTTGAAGCCAGATTGGGACGGACCGTTTCCGACGCCGAAGTGGCAAGTCAGATGGGGCTCACGGAAGAAGAGTATCAGCGCGAAGTCATGAAGGTTTCGGGAACCAGCATGTTGTCTTTAAACGACGTGTGGTACTCGTCCGACGACAGCGACAATTTGTCGATAGGCGACAGCATAGAATCCCCCGCCAGTTTGAACCCCGACGTACAAGTTGAGCGCGAAGAGATCCGAAAAGTCATAATCCAAGCCATAAACGAGCTTCCCGAAAAAGAAAAAATGCTTATCGTTTTGTATTATCACGAAGATCTTACATTTAAAGAAATAGGAGAAGTTCTTGAAGTGAGTGAATCGCGTATTTCGCAGCTTCACGCAAAGGCTAATTTACGTCTTCGCGCCAAACTTACCAATTTTAGAAAGGGAATTTTTTGA
- a CDS encoding FapA family protein: protein MITLDAIRRDMKTQLKVDKELQSVDVNADTLEDALADAAIQLDLTASNLEYEVVEKGSQGVWGISKRPWKIRVYQSAKSVSNKKDQTSGAINISDELSQEHKSVNKDGMFYVRRFTNGLNLKVTLPEGEGTPAALKDILASLKRSDTTSIDENLIRTLVKDGTGGEYVKVGTFAHTRVGDALVVIEISNDEMHANLTATAPAVGGCDISADQIENALVTQGVVIELDVDRINDFVDNPIYNTEYEIMSGIFPVDGRDAYIAYQFETDPTKLRAKEDAAGQMNFKELNKIQNVVAGQPLAQKMLAEKGKAGKTLYGRYLEAKNGKDISLPLGKNVSVDSDGCTILSNINGQVLLVNDKINVEPVLELDGINIKTGNITFLGSVIVKGSVDDGFSVKASGNIEISGTVGKSNIEADGNIIVSQGVFGHDEGSIVTGGSLWAKFIQATKVEAAEYVMVSDSIMNSNVTAMKRIILRGKKAQITGGHLFATEEICARNIGSPGGTETILEVGFDPKAKQRLKDLQGMQALLMKELEENELDLSTLENQKKIRRTLPKDKEENLAKLKDRHTEITEESAKISEEIQDIQNRLRELKVMGKVKAEGTVYSGVKIYVRDVLDEVRANIKNVTFYFENNFVRRGKYEPPNIDDIKGPDGYSTY, encoded by the coding sequence ATGATAACATTGGATGCGATACGCAGGGATATGAAGACACAGCTCAAGGTTGACAAGGAACTTCAATCCGTTGATGTAAACGCCGACACCCTTGAAGACGCTCTTGCCGACGCGGCAATACAGCTGGATCTTACGGCTTCCAATCTTGAATATGAAGTTGTAGAAAAGGGCTCACAGGGAGTATGGGGAATATCCAAACGCCCGTGGAAAATCAGAGTCTATCAATCTGCAAAGTCCGTGTCAAATAAAAAAGATCAGACGAGCGGCGCGATCAATATCAGCGACGAGCTCTCTCAGGAACATAAAAGCGTCAATAAGGACGGCATGTTCTATGTGCGCCGTTTTACGAACGGTCTGAATTTAAAAGTTACGCTTCCCGAAGGCGAGGGAACTCCCGCAGCTCTAAAGGACATTCTTGCTTCTCTAAAGCGTTCGGATACTACGTCGATTGATGAAAATTTGATACGAACTCTCGTCAAGGACGGAACCGGCGGCGAATATGTGAAGGTAGGAACCTTTGCTCACACCCGCGTAGGCGATGCTTTGGTTGTAATTGAAATTTCAAACGATGAAATGCATGCAAATCTTACCGCGACGGCGCCTGCCGTAGGCGGCTGCGACATTTCCGCCGATCAGATTGAAAACGCGCTGGTAACGCAGGGCGTCGTGATAGAGCTTGACGTAGACCGCATAAACGATTTTGTCGATAACCCGATTTATAATACGGAATATGAGATAATGTCAGGAATATTTCCTGTGGACGGAAGGGACGCCTATATCGCCTATCAGTTTGAAACCGATCCTACGAAACTGCGCGCAAAGGAAGACGCCGCCGGCCAGATGAATTTTAAGGAGCTCAACAAAATCCAAAACGTAGTCGCCGGCCAACCTCTGGCGCAAAAAATGCTCGCAGAAAAAGGAAAGGCGGGCAAGACCCTGTACGGGCGTTATCTTGAAGCGAAAAACGGTAAAGATATTTCCCTTCCGTTGGGAAAAAACGTATCGGTCGATTCCGACGGATGCACGATTCTGTCGAACATAAACGGTCAGGTACTGTTGGTCAACGATAAAATAAATGTGGAACCTGTTCTTGAATTGGACGGCATTAACATAAAAACAGGAAACATAACCTTTTTGGGCTCCGTCATCGTTAAAGGAAGCGTCGACGACGGATTTTCCGTTAAGGCTTCGGGGAATATCGAAATCAGCGGAACCGTCGGCAAAAGCAACATCGAAGCGGACGGAAACATCATTGTTTCGCAGGGCGTATTCGGGCACGACGAAGGCTCCATCGTCACCGGCGGCTCGTTGTGGGCTAAATTCATACAGGCTACAAAGGTCGAAGCCGCCGAATACGTTATGGTATCCGACAGCATCATGAATTCAAACGTAACGGCGATGAAGCGCATCATACTTAGGGGTAAAAAGGCTCAGATAACCGGAGGGCATTTATTCGCTACGGAAGAGATATGCGCAAGGAACATAGGTTCTCCCGGCGGAACTGAAACCATACTTGAAGTGGGCTTTGACCCCAAGGCTAAGCAGCGCCTAAAAGATCTTCAGGGTATGCAGGCTCTTTTGATGAAGGAACTTGAAGAAAACGAACTGGATCTTTCTACGCTTGAAAACCAAAAAAAGATTCGCCGTACATTGCCCAAGGATAAAGAAGAAAATCTTGCAAAACTCAAGGATCGGCATACGGAAATAACCGAAGAATCCGCAAAGATATCCGAAGAAATCCAAGACATTCAAAACAGGCTCAGAGAACTCAAGGTTATGGGCAAGGTCAAGGCGGAAGGAACCGTTTATTCGGGCGTAAAGATATATGTCCGCGACGTTCTTGATGAAGTACGGGCGAATATCAAAAACGTTACTTTCTACTTTGAAAACAATTTCGTGAGGCGCGGCAAATACGAACCTCCCAACATCGATGATATAAAAGGACCCGATGGCTATTCAACCTATTGA